Genomic DNA from Alphaproteobacteria bacterium:
CCCTGCCACAAGGCGAAAGGCGAGCGAATTGAATTTCACGGCGAAGCCTCGGGACCCTTGGCCCGTGAATCGGGCGGGGTGAGCTGATAGCCGAGCCCCCGAACGGTTTGAATCAGCTCGGCGCCAATCTTCTTCCTCAATCGTCCGATGAAGACCTCGATCGTGTTCGAGTCCCGATCAAAATCCTGGTCGTAGAGATGCTCCGTCAGTTCTGTGCGCGACACGACCCGGCCGCGATGGTGGAGGAGGTATGCGAGCAGTCGATATTCCTGCGCAGTGAGCTTGACTGGCACGCCGTCGCGAGTGACGCGAGAGCTGCGCGTATCGAGGCGGAGTGGACCGCATTCGAGCTCTGCACTTGCATGGCCGGCGGCCCGCCGGATAAGCGCCCTTAGCCGTGCGAGCACCTCTTCCATTTGGAACGGCTTCGTGACGTAGTCGT
This window encodes:
- a CDS encoding response regulator transcription factor, which gives rise to MRILAVEDDPELARQIAEALKGAGYAVDLAHDGEQAHYLGEAEAYDAVVLDLGLPVVDGITVLERWRRAGRNMPVLILTARDRWSEKVAGFDAGADDYVTKPFQMEEVLARLRALIRRAAGHASAELECGPLRLDTRSSRVTRDGVPVKLTAQEYRLLAYLLHHRGRVVSRTELTEHLYDQDFDRDSNTIEVFIGRLRKKIGAELIQTVRGLGYQLTPPDSRAKGPEASP